The following are from one region of the Mixophyes fleayi isolate aMixFle1 chromosome 7, aMixFle1.hap1, whole genome shotgun sequence genome:
- the LOC142098078 gene encoding protein kinase C delta type-like — protein sequence MVPHGKCGDITRFYEAVAGATKVFTFRPVDDHSDSWKQPTCIAVVSEKMLDPERRTSAKEEEKKDEEEIVRRKAAMKKRRILDSSDEGQKKVSSKRKHKKKRRILDSSDEGQKKVSSKRKHKKKRRILDSSDEGQKNVSIKRKHKKKRRILDSSDEGQKKVSMKSEHRKKRRILDSSDEGKKKVSMKRKHRKKRRKVTSGSEMEKHIQDGAGTSIAQPICLGDKVSDNILRLSFCRELGRGNFGKVLLAKDSYTSQHLAVKVISKRDLLVEGSEHVMVERTVLQLASGSAFLVHGCFAFQTKELVLLGMEYARGGDFNDLLCRKGPLNIPSARFYGAEIVCGVQFLHSKGIVHRDLKPENILVTETGHVKIADFGLAIENIYGDRTATEYAGTPGYVAPEMLSGEEYNAGADWYSFGVIMTQMITGELKYHSTLFKALGVDVKDIVKKLLCKDQDTRLGVHGNIRQHPFFKHIDWVSLEALKVEPPYIPAPVTITHSPSREMDLNWMEKAEAQRPSIAAKDQAIFRGFTFVTSNWKTLPMATSPR from the exons ATGGTCCCTCACGGCAAGTGCGGTGACATCACAAGATTCTATGAAGCTGTAGCCGGGGCAACCAAGGTGTTTACTTTCAGACCAGTGGACGACCACAGCGACAGTTGGAAGCAACCTACCTGCATTGCAGTTGTCTCAGAGAAAATGTTGGATCCAGAGCGGAGAACAAGCGCCaaggaggaagagaagaaagaTGAGGAAGAGATTGTCCGGAGGAAGGCAGCCatgaagaaaagaagaatttTAGACTCATCGGATGAAGGCCAGAAGAAAGTGTCCAGTAAGAGAAAgcacaagaagaaaagaagaattttAGACTCATCGGATGAAGGCCAGAAGAAAGTGTCCAGTAAGAGAAAgcacaagaagaaaagaagaattttAGACTCATCGGATGAAGGCCAGAAGAATGTGTCCATTAAGAGAAAGCACAAGAAGAAAAGGAGAATTTTAGACTCATCGGATGAAGGCCAGAAGAAAGTGTCGATGAAGAGTGAGCACAGGAAGAAAAGGAGAATTTTAGACTCATCGGATGAAGGAAAGAAGAAAGTCTCCATGAAGAGAAAGCACAGGAAGAAAAGGAGAAAGGTCACATCTGGGTCAGAGATGGAGAAACATATTCAGGATGGAGCAG GAACCAGCATTGCTCAGCCCATCTGCCTCGGAGATAAAGTCTCTGACAACATCCTGAGACTATCGTTTTGCCGTGAGCTTGGACGGGGCAATTTTGGAAAG GTCCTGCTGGCAAAAGATTCTTATACAAGTCAGCATTTGGCTGTGAAAGTCATCAGCAAGAGGGATCTGCTAGTTGAGGGCAGTGAGCATGTGATGgtggagaggacagtgttacaacTTGCATCTGGAAGCGCCTTCCTCGTTCATGGCTGCTTTGCTTTCCAGACCAAG GAGCTTGTGCTACTTGGCATGGAATATGCAAGAGGCGGAGATTTCAACGACTTGCTGTGCAGGAAAGGTCCCCTTAACATCCCCAGTGCAAG GTTCTACGGTGCAGAAATTGTATGCGGGGTACAATTCCTCCATTCTAAGGGCATAGTCCATCG AGACCTCAAGCctgagaacattctagtgactgaaACGGGCCATGTAAAGATCGCAGACTTCGGTCTTGCAATAGAGAACATCTATGGAGACCGAACAGCCACTGAATATGCTGGAACGCCTGGCTATGTTGCTCCTGAG ATGCTGTCTGGTGAGGAGTATAATGCCGGTGCTGATTGGTATTCATTTGGCGTCATTATGACCCAAATGATTACTGGAGAACTTAAATATCACAGCACACTATTTAAAGCACTTGGCGTGGATGTAAAGGACATCGTgaaaaag CTCCTCTGTAAAGATCAAGACACGCGATTAGGAGTTCATGGAAACATCCGCCAGCATCCATTCTTTAAGCATATTGACTGGGTCTCGTTGGAAGCCCTTAAGGTTGAACCCccatacatacctgcacct GTAACGATCACACACTCACCCTCCAGAGAGATGGATTTAAACTGGATGGAGAAAGCAGAAGCCCAGAGACCATCAATAGCAGCCAAGGACCAGGCCATATTTAGAGGGTTCACATTTGTGACCTCCAATTGGAAAACGCTCCCAATGGCAACGAGCCCGAGATGA